CGCGGGCATCAGCTTCCAGTCGGCCAGCTTGCCGCCGGCCAGGCCGCCCACCGTGATGCCGGCCCCGAACAGCAGCAGCACCATGCTCTCCTGCTGCGCGGTGAAGCCCGTGACGTCACGCAGGATGTAGGCGATGTAGGTGAACACGGTGAACATGCTGACCGATGCCAGCGTGCTGATCAGCAGCGCCAGCTGCACCTGCGCCGCGCCGATGGAACGGAACTCGCGCAGGATGCTGCCGGCCTGCATCGGGATGGCCTTGGGCAACCAGGCCACCAACGCAGCCGCGGCGGCCACGCCGATCACGGTAACGGCCCAGAACGTGGAGCGCCAGCCCAACGCATGCCCAAAGGCAGTGCCAAACGGCACGCCCAGCACGTTGGCCACCGTCAGCCCGGTAAACATCAACGCCACCGCCTGCGCGCGTTTCTCACGCGGGACCAGCTCCGCGGCCACCACCGCGCCAATGCCGAAGAACGCCGCGTGGCAAAACGCCGTGACCACGCGCGCGGCCATCAGCAATGCATAGTTGGGCGCCAGCGCGCACAGCGCATTGCCGAGGATGAACAAGCCCATCAGCCCCACCAGCGCGGTCTTGCGCGGCCACTTGTTGGTCAGGATGGCCAGGATGGGCGCGCCCACGGCCACACCGATGGCATAGCCCGAGACCAGCATGCCGGCAGCCGGCGCGGAAACGCCAAGATCGGCGGCAACGTCGGGCAACAGCCCCATGATGACGAATTCGGTGGTGCCAATGCCAAAGGCCGCGGCAGCCAGCGCGAGAAGCGGTAATCGCATGATGTTGTTATTGAAAAACGAGAGAGAGATCGGTGAAGCTTGCGCGTGCGGTGCGCACAATCGGCGCAGAGGGACAGCGCGCGCGCCGTGGCGGGAAGAACGGCAAGCCACGTGCGGATGAGCAGACCATGACAGCGCGCCGCGCACGATCGCGCAAGTGCCGCATTTTGCGCCAATTTCGCGCGGTGCGTTGGCGGGTGCGCAAAAGACCCTGCGCCCGGAGCGGTCGCAAGGCCATGGGCTACGCAGTACGACTCAGCGTCTGCGCCCAAGTGCGCGCAGCCATTGCGCAGTACTACGCAAGCCCGCTCAGAAAAACACGCTGCGGATCAGCGGCGCGGCCAGCACGCTGACCAGCCCCGCGATCATCATCACCAGCGATGCCACTACTCCCTGCACTTCACCCAGCTGCCTCGCCTTGGCCGTGCCGGCACCATGCGCAGCGGCGCCGAAGATGGCGCCTTGCGCCAGGCGGCTGCGCACCGAGGGCAGGCAGGCCAGCACGGTCTCGCCAATCGCCATGCCCATCAGCCCGGTCATGACCACAAAGATCGCGGCAAGATCCGGCGGCCCGCCCAGCGCGCGCACCGCATCCACGGCAAACGGCGTGGTCACCGAGCGCACCGCCAGCCCCTTTTGCAGCATCACCGGCAAGCCAAAGCCGCGCGCCAGCCAGACCGAGCTCAGCACCGACGTCACCACCGCCGCCAGCACGCCAACCGAGATCGATAACCAATGCTGGCGCACCAGCGCACGGTGATCGTAGATCGGCAGCGCGAAGGCGATGGTGGCCGGGCCAAGCAGCCACATCAGCCAGCGTGTGTCGGCGATATAGTCGCGATACGGCACATGCGCGGCCAGCACCAG
The Cupriavidus basilensis DNA segment above includes these coding regions:
- a CDS encoding MFS transporter, whose amino-acid sequence is MRLPLLALAAAAFGIGTTEFVIMGLLPDVAADLGVSAPAAGMLVSGYAIGVAVGAPILAILTNKWPRKTALVGLMGLFILGNALCALAPNYALLMAARVVTAFCHAAFFGIGAVVAAELVPREKRAQAVALMFTGLTVANVLGVPFGTAFGHALGWRSTFWAVTVIGVAAAAALVAWLPKAIPMQAGSILREFRSIGAAQVQLALLISTLASVSMFTVFTYIAYILRDVTGFTAQQESMVLLLFGAGITVGGLAGGKLADWKLMPALASLLAAVAVVQLVFSWTSHFPVPTLFTLFVWGMVSFAVVPATQVRVLDKAKGAPNLASTLNQGAFNLGNATGAWLGGLMISAGLPLTQLPWLGAAVAALALLAVGVSASLDRGGPVAA
- a CDS encoding LrgB family protein → MHDSVLAALSLVATVAFYYFNKRLYARRARLWLMPLLATPVVLIALVLAAHVPYRDYIADTRWLMWLLGPATIAFALPIYDHRALVRQHWLSISVGVLAAVVTSVLSSVWLARGFGLPVMLQKGLAVRSVTTPFAVDAVRALGGPPDLAAIFVVMTGLMGMAIGETVLACLPSVRSRLAQGAIFGAAAHGAGTAKARQLGEVQGVVASLVMMIAGLVSVLAAPLIRSVFF